Proteins from a genomic interval of Caulobacter rhizosphaerae:
- a CDS encoding sigma-70 family RNA polymerase sigma factor, producing MFEAKTPKLRIVRPGVGADRDGRDRWRDRPSYSATYAREWRDVCAFLRARFGPGPPDPEDVAQQAFFKLGELQGAERIESPRAFVFRVAINLMLDERRSQARVSRTLDASAPLLAIDSEETPDLERSLIAKQQMGLLEKVVQGLPDRHRQYLLANRLEGQSFVAIAERFGVSQSLVRKTVEEALAVCQRALIHGTADYRGLSRERSRRS from the coding sequence GTGTTCGAGGCGAAGACGCCCAAGCTTCGAATCGTCAGGCCAGGCGTCGGCGCGGATCGCGACGGAAGGGATCGGTGGCGTGACCGCCCATCCTATTCAGCGACCTACGCCCGCGAATGGCGTGACGTGTGCGCCTTCCTGCGTGCGCGGTTCGGACCCGGACCGCCCGACCCCGAGGACGTCGCCCAGCAGGCCTTCTTCAAGCTGGGCGAACTGCAAGGCGCCGAGCGGATCGAAAGCCCCCGGGCCTTCGTGTTCCGCGTGGCGATCAACCTGATGCTGGACGAGCGCCGCAGCCAGGCGCGCGTCAGCCGCACCCTGGACGCTTCGGCGCCGCTGCTGGCGATCGACAGCGAGGAGACGCCCGACCTGGAGCGTAGCCTGATCGCCAAGCAACAGATGGGTCTGCTGGAGAAGGTCGTTCAGGGCCTGCCCGACCGGCATCGCCAGTACCTGCTGGCCAACCGGCTGGAGGGCCAGAGCTTCGTGGCGATCGCCGAGCGCTTCGGCGTCTCCCAGTCTCTGGTGCGCAAGACCGTCGAGGAGGCGCTGGCCGTCTGCCAGCGCGCCCTGATCCATGGAACCGCCGATTATCGAGGACTGTCGCGTGAACGAAGCCGTCGATCCTGA
- a CDS encoding FecR family protein translates to MNEAVDPDSPIGQTARAWALAVVGEDFPPERSRQFGAWLDADPQHRRAYEQAEAVVMMLGHLRTSTAGGPVWRPAARWRVPALAAAGGLLAACLALVVALPGPAYETPSGQSRQVALGDGSQVTLAPGSRLRAASRWRPRALSLDRGEAFFVVAHQGGQPFTVQAGDALVRVVGTRFNVHRGAGRTVRIEVEQGVVQVSDRPDAQDRAVTLRAGQTVVAEGRALTVGALDQANLAGGWRQGRLAYDDAPLAEVVADLNRYSQRPLAIGSPATGRLKVTAAFDVAQADRFVAELPRVLPVRLTSDGRGGRILVAADPKRAPEPRAP, encoded by the coding sequence GTGAACGAAGCCGTCGATCCTGACTCGCCGATCGGCCAGACCGCCCGCGCCTGGGCCCTGGCGGTGGTGGGCGAGGACTTCCCGCCTGAGCGCTCGCGGCAGTTCGGCGCCTGGCTGGACGCCGACCCGCAGCATCGCCGCGCCTATGAGCAGGCCGAGGCGGTCGTCATGATGCTGGGCCATCTGCGGACCTCGACCGCGGGCGGCCCCGTATGGCGCCCGGCGGCGCGGTGGCGCGTCCCTGCCCTGGCCGCCGCCGGCGGCCTGCTGGCCGCCTGCCTGGCCCTGGTCGTCGCCCTGCCCGGCCCGGCCTACGAGACGCCGTCGGGCCAGAGCCGTCAGGTCGCGCTGGGCGATGGCAGCCAGGTCACCCTCGCCCCGGGCTCTCGCCTGCGCGCCGCCTCGCGCTGGCGACCTCGGGCCTTGTCCCTGGACCGCGGCGAGGCCTTCTTCGTCGTCGCCCATCAGGGCGGACAGCCGTTCACGGTCCAGGCCGGCGACGCCCTGGTCCGCGTGGTCGGCACGCGCTTCAACGTTCATCGCGGCGCCGGCCGCACGGTGCGGATCGAGGTCGAGCAGGGCGTGGTCCAGGTTTCGGACCGTCCGGACGCCCAGGACCGGGCGGTCACGCTGCGCGCCGGCCAGACGGTGGTCGCCGAGGGTCGCGCCCTGACCGTGGGCGCGCTGGACCAGGCGAACCTGGCCGGCGGCTGGCGGCAGGGCCGCCTGGCCTATGACGATGCGCCCCTGGCCGAGGTGGTGGCCGACCTCAATCGCTACAGCCAGCGGCCGTTGGCGATCGGCTCGCCCGCCACGGGCCGGCTCAAGGTCACCGCCGCCTTCGACGTCGCCCAGGCCGACCGCTTCGTCGCCGAACTGCCGCGCGTGCTGCCCGTGCGCCTGACCTCGGACGGCCGCGGCGGCCGGATCCTGGTCGCCGCCGATCCGAAACGCGCTCCGGAGCCCCGTGCCCCGTGA
- a CDS encoding TonB-dependent receptor: MPREVRAAGRGRRLACVAATLALAVAPTAARAAATRSVDLPAQPLPTALLALSRQTGTIIIAPADLVRGRTAPAVRGRLEPAEAVRRLLRGSSLDLSISADGVISIRPAPPPPAVTPSRPRLLPPDDNEPAALSTVLVVARDLGSEALRMKRLSARTSDILLGDDLRGLADPNLGGAMQSLPGVAVTNDGGEGRQVSVRGLSSEFTRVRINGMETLATFGGTNAGGGTNRGRAFDFNVFAADLFNQIRVRKTPSADVDEGSLGATVDLQTRSPLDGPRSRVQLTVEGAYNFGADKAAPRLSAIVSRRSRDDRFGILVSAAYSKRAVEDVGANAGQWQAGDTVYPGFGSTAAGAPDLAALNAALHPRIPRLEIFRIEQERLGLTGSLQWRPSGRTQVDLDVLYAELSSERREDLLETFTLRTAGSCRTPLNADCGIAAVKVRDATIITPRPGLPVLIAGAFDNVDVRAESRLDRLKTIFRQTTLSVSHRLSDRLILNALAGYSRSDFGNPLQATVQLDQYDVQGFAYDFGDHRRPLIDFGSADLTTPANWSLAELRSEPNWVDNSFKTVGVDLEWALHDGLTLRGGLQHKAYNTEATALSRSNGTIANLNADIPAALAAIPPSTYLRQVWSNRFATATGTPDAWLAPDVASAFARFQAACASSACGSLALGPEPLLGLNYGVEEQDSSAYLQAAFAVHGPWSPRGDLGLRYARTGQVSQGFTLDMDAPGSVTPVSARRAYDDLLPSFNLTLEPRDDLLLRFAAARAMARPDLRSLRPGVTVSTGGLRSASAGDPFLRPTRADTLDTAVEWYFAPSSILSVAVFHKTIRSNALTVATTPTVFADNPFGLPDSVAATACGRLPGCAPELPIWQFLTRTDRGGGHLDGVELALQAPLDRAAPALRGWSVRAGLTYTRSRMRFQDLAGAPFVAHDSLGSPRLVGTITTAYRRSGLDLRATLSHRGRYLTAIPASTGANVDGVNGYTSLDVSARYQVAPGWWLTAAGGSLLNAAQRQFSDTSGLANYQHHTGREIRVGLEMRY, translated from the coding sequence GTGCCCCGTGAGGTTCGCGCCGCCGGGCGCGGCCGCCGGCTGGCCTGTGTCGCGGCGACGCTGGCCCTGGCTGTCGCGCCGACCGCCGCCCGGGCGGCCGCGACGCGGTCCGTCGACCTTCCCGCCCAGCCGCTGCCGACAGCCCTGCTTGCGCTGTCACGACAAACCGGGACGATCATCATCGCGCCGGCGGACTTGGTGCGGGGTCGCACGGCGCCGGCCGTGCGGGGTCGCCTGGAGCCGGCCGAGGCGGTGCGACGCCTCCTGCGTGGCTCGAGCCTGGACCTGTCGATCAGCGCCGACGGCGTCATCAGCATCAGGCCCGCCCCTCCGCCGCCCGCGGTCACCCCTTCCCGCCCCCGTCTCCTGCCGCCGGACGACAACGAACCCGCCGCCCTGAGCACGGTTCTGGTCGTCGCGCGCGACCTGGGCAGCGAGGCCCTGCGCATGAAGCGCCTGTCGGCCCGGACCAGCGACATCCTGCTGGGCGACGATCTGCGCGGCCTGGCCGATCCTAACTTGGGCGGCGCCATGCAGTCGCTGCCCGGCGTGGCGGTCACCAACGACGGCGGCGAGGGTCGCCAGGTCAGCGTGCGCGGGCTGAGCAGCGAGTTCACTCGCGTGCGCATCAACGGCATGGAGACCTTGGCCACGTTCGGCGGAACGAACGCCGGCGGCGGCACCAATCGCGGCCGGGCCTTCGATTTCAACGTCTTCGCCGCCGACCTCTTCAACCAGATCCGGGTGCGCAAGACGCCGTCGGCCGATGTCGACGAAGGTTCGCTGGGCGCGACCGTCGACCTGCAGACCCGCTCGCCCCTCGACGGTCCACGCTCCAGGGTCCAGCTCACCGTCGAGGGCGCCTACAACTTCGGCGCCGACAAGGCGGCTCCGCGCCTTTCAGCCATCGTCTCCCGCCGCAGTCGAGATGACCGGTTCGGAATCCTGGTCTCGGCCGCCTATAGCAAGCGCGCGGTCGAGGACGTCGGCGCCAACGCCGGACAGTGGCAGGCCGGCGACACCGTCTATCCGGGCTTTGGAAGCACGGCGGCCGGCGCGCCGGACCTGGCCGCGCTGAACGCCGCCCTGCACCCGCGCATCCCCCGGCTGGAAATCTTCCGGATCGAACAGGAGCGGCTGGGCCTGACCGGCAGCCTGCAGTGGCGACCGTCCGGCCGCACTCAGGTCGACCTGGACGTGCTTTATGCCGAGCTGTCGTCGGAACGGCGGGAGGACCTGCTGGAAACCTTCACGCTGCGCACGGCGGGGTCCTGCCGCACGCCGCTGAATGCCGACTGCGGGATCGCCGCCGTCAAGGTCCGGGACGCCACGATCATAACCCCGCGCCCGGGCCTGCCGGTGCTGATCGCCGGCGCGTTCGACAATGTCGACGTTCGCGCCGAGTCGCGGCTCGACCGGCTGAAGACCATCTTTCGCCAGACCACCCTGTCGGTCAGCCACCGCCTGTCGGACCGGCTGATCCTGAACGCCCTCGCGGGCTACAGCCGCTCCGATTTCGGCAATCCGCTGCAGGCCACCGTCCAGCTGGACCAGTACGACGTTCAAGGTTTCGCCTACGATTTTGGCGACCACCGACGGCCGCTGATCGACTTCGGCTCGGCCGACCTGACGACGCCGGCGAATTGGAGCCTGGCCGAGCTGCGATCCGAGCCCAACTGGGTCGACAACAGCTTCAAGACCGTCGGCGTCGATCTGGAATGGGCCCTTCACGACGGCCTGACCCTGCGGGGCGGACTGCAGCACAAGGCCTACAACACCGAAGCGACGGCGCTGTCGCGGTCGAACGGCACGATCGCCAACCTCAACGCCGACATCCCGGCCGCCCTCGCGGCGATCCCGCCGTCGACCTACCTGCGGCAAGTCTGGTCGAACCGCTTCGCGACCGCGACCGGTACGCCGGACGCTTGGCTGGCGCCGGATGTCGCCAGCGCCTTCGCCCGCTTCCAGGCCGCCTGCGCGTCCAGCGCCTGCGGGTCGCTGGCGCTAGGGCCCGAACCGCTGCTGGGTCTCAACTACGGCGTGGAGGAGCAAGACAGCTCCGCCTATCTGCAGGCCGCCTTCGCCGTTCACGGGCCCTGGTCGCCGCGCGGCGACCTGGGCCTGCGCTACGCCCGTACCGGCCAGGTGTCCCAGGGGTTCACCCTCGACATGGACGCGCCCGGCTCGGTGACGCCTGTCTCGGCCAGACGGGCCTATGACGACCTGCTGCCGTCATTCAACCTGACGCTCGAGCCACGCGACGACCTGCTGCTGCGGTTCGCCGCCGCGCGGGCGATGGCGCGGCCTGACCTGCGCAGCCTGCGCCCCGGCGTTACGGTCTCGACAGGCGGCCTGCGCTCGGCCTCAGCCGGCGATCCATTCCTGCGCCCGACCCGGGCCGACACCCTGGACACCGCCGTCGAATGGTATTTCGCGCCCAGCTCGATCCTATCGGTCGCCGTCTTCCACAAGACCATCCGGTCCAATGCTCTCACCGTCGCCACCACGCCCACGGTGTTCGCCGACAATCCGTTCGGCCTGCCCGACAGCGTGGCGGCGACGGCCTGCGGACGGCTGCCCGGCTGCGCGCCGGAGCTGCCGATCTGGCAGTTCCTGACCCGGACCGATCGCGGCGGCGGCCACCTGGACGGCGTGGAGCTGGCGCTGCAGGCCCCGCTCGATCGGGCCGCTCCGGCCCTGCGCGGCTGGAGCGTTCGCGCGGGCCTGACCTACACCCGCTCGCGGATGCGCTTCCAGGATCTCGCCGGCGCGCCGTTCGTCGCCCATGACAGCCTGGGCTCGCCCCGCTTGGTGGGGACGATCACCACCGCCTATCGCCGCAGCGGCCTGGACCTGCGCGCGACCCTGTCCCACCGCGGCCGCTACCTGACCGCCATACCGGCCTCCACGGGCGCCAATGTCGATGGGGTCAATGGCTATACCAGCCTGGACGTGTCAGCCCGCTACCAGGTGGCGCCGGGCTGGTGGCTGACGGCGGCCGGCGGAAGCCTGCTGAACGCGGCCCAGCGCCAGTTCTCCGACACCAGCGGCCTGGCCAACTACCAGCACCATACCGGCCGCGAGATCCGGGTGGGGCTGGAGATGCGGTACTAA
- a CDS encoding IclR family transcriptional regulator, with amino-acid sequence MSDTEAPQASAASDRASQTLHRALDILEAVAEGAHSLKAFEARVGLTRSTTHRLASALVDRGLLSSVGRDYRLGGRLVQLGHQARERLGLADVARPVLAALSAETQDATNLGTITGDDVLYVGQAPGRRRLEVRHRVGDRNRIRDTALGRALLIDAPPERWSQLFADDPQSPAAVSFFREMETARQVGHALHLDDGLDSIRCIAAPIRDASGAIVAAVSLSSVPQYMDEARMVELTPRVKAAALEIGAALGFNPARLNLER; translated from the coding sequence TTGTCAGATACAGAAGCGCCTCAAGCCTCCGCCGCCTCGGACCGCGCCAGCCAGACCCTGCATCGGGCCCTGGACATCCTGGAGGCCGTCGCCGAGGGGGCCCATAGCCTCAAGGCGTTCGAGGCGCGTGTCGGCCTGACCCGCAGCACCACCCACCGCCTGGCCTCGGCCCTGGTCGATCGCGGCCTGCTGTCGTCGGTGGGGCGCGACTACCGCCTGGGCGGGCGGCTGGTGCAACTGGGACACCAGGCCCGCGAGCGGCTGGGGTTGGCGGACGTCGCCAGGCCCGTGCTGGCCGCGCTTTCGGCCGAGACCCAGGACGCCACCAACCTGGGCACGATCACCGGCGACGACGTCCTCTATGTGGGCCAGGCGCCGGGCCGGCGCCGGCTGGAGGTCCGCCACCGCGTCGGCGACCGCAACCGCATCCGCGACACCGCCCTGGGCCGGGCCTTGCTGATCGACGCGCCGCCCGAGCGCTGGTCGCAGCTCTTCGCCGACGATCCGCAGTCGCCAGCGGCGGTGAGCTTCTTCCGTGAAATGGAGACGGCGCGCCAGGTCGGCCATGCGCTGCACCTGGACGACGGCCTCGACAGCATCCGCTGCATCGCCGCCCCGATCCGCGACGCCAGCGGCGCGATCGTCGCCGCCGTCAGCCTGTCCAGCGTGCCGCAATACATGGACGAGGCGCGGATGGTCGAGCTGACGCCGCGGGTCAAGGCCGCCGCCCTGGAGATCGGCGCCGCCCTGGGCTTCAATCCCGCGCGCCTGAACCTTGAGCGTTAG
- a CDS encoding glutathione S-transferase family protein: protein MITLYAAGPAFGLPEGSPYVTKTEIHLKMAGLWYQKVPAHPETSPKGQLPWIDDDGVKVADSTFIRAYIERSYGVDLDAGLSKAQRGQAWAIERMVENHLGWASCHFRFFDDDNFAKGPARWFDGMPGEAKAKAIDGLLDTVQASLKSIGIGRHSPDEILELGAWSLTALSEMLGDKSFMMGHRPTSVDAITFAMLAQILTPFFESPLRRRAEGLPNLVGYAERMMAGYYPEFAPEVRAAA, encoded by the coding sequence ATGATCACGCTTTACGCCGCCGGACCCGCCTTCGGCCTCCCCGAAGGCAGCCCCTATGTGACCAAGACCGAGATCCACCTGAAGATGGCGGGCCTCTGGTACCAGAAGGTTCCGGCCCACCCGGAGACCTCGCCCAAGGGCCAACTGCCGTGGATCGACGACGACGGCGTCAAGGTGGCCGACTCCACCTTCATCCGCGCCTATATCGAGCGCAGCTACGGCGTCGACCTGGACGCCGGCCTCAGCAAGGCCCAGCGCGGCCAGGCGTGGGCGATCGAGCGGATGGTCGAGAACCACCTGGGCTGGGCCAGCTGCCATTTCCGGTTCTTCGACGACGACAACTTCGCCAAGGGCCCGGCCCGCTGGTTCGACGGCATGCCGGGCGAAGCGAAGGCCAAGGCGATCGACGGCCTGCTGGACACCGTCCAGGCCAGCCTCAAGTCGATCGGCATCGGCCGCCACTCGCCCGACGAGATCCTGGAGTTGGGGGCGTGGTCGCTGACGGCGCTGTCGGAGATGCTGGGCGACAAGTCGTTCATGATGGGCCACCGGCCCACCAGCGTCGACGCCATCACCTTCGCCATGCTGGCCCAGATCCTGACGCCGTTCTTCGAGTCGCCCCTGCGTCGTCGCGCCGAAGGCCTGCCCAACCTGGTCGGCTACGCCGAGCGGATGATGGCGGGATACTATCCGGAGTTCGCGCCGGAAGTGCGCGCGGCGGCCTAG
- a CDS encoding helix-turn-helix transcriptional regulator has protein sequence MRRAERLFQIIQILRRSRQPVTADAMAAELETSKRSVYRDIAALIGQRAPIRGEAGVGYVLEAGYDMPPLMLTPDEIEAAVLGAQWVAGRGDPVLATAANDLIAKIAAAVPEQLRPYVLTPATGTGMNWKALPDGIDIAQTRAWIHAGRKIRLDYRDEKGAVSQRVVWPVTVGYLETVRLLIAWCELRNDFRNFRTDRIEGAEFLDERHGQRPGVLRARWQRALEEERKRWAAKDRSCAP, from the coding sequence ATGAGACGCGCCGAACGCCTTTTCCAGATCATCCAGATCCTCCGCCGCAGCCGCCAGCCGGTGACGGCCGACGCCATGGCGGCCGAACTGGAGACCTCCAAACGCAGCGTTTATCGCGATATCGCCGCCTTGATCGGCCAGAGGGCGCCCATCCGCGGCGAGGCGGGCGTCGGCTATGTGCTGGAGGCCGGATACGACATGCCGCCCCTGATGCTGACACCCGACGAGATCGAGGCCGCCGTGCTGGGGGCCCAGTGGGTCGCCGGCCGCGGCGACCCGGTGCTCGCCACCGCCGCCAACGACCTGATCGCCAAGATCGCCGCCGCCGTCCCCGAACAACTGCGCCCCTATGTGCTGACCCCCGCCACGGGGACCGGCATGAACTGGAAGGCCCTGCCCGACGGCATCGATATCGCCCAGACCCGGGCCTGGATCCACGCTGGCCGCAAGATCCGCCTGGATTATCGCGACGAGAAGGGCGCGGTCAGCCAGCGCGTCGTCTGGCCGGTGACCGTGGGCTATCTGGAGACCGTGCGCCTGCTGATCGCCTGGTGCGAGTTGCGCAACGACTTCCGCAACTTCCGCACCGATCGCATTGAGGGCGCCGAGTTCCTCGACGAACGCCACGGCCAGCGGCCGGGCGTGCTGCGGGCGCGCTGGCAGAGGGCGCTGGAGGAGGAACGCAAGCGCTGGGCGGCGAAGGACCGGAGCTGCGCACCGTAG
- a CDS encoding alpha/beta hydrolase, translated as MFNRRGTLASLTGGLLTSLVAGAALADLKPTQPPKAPMDPTEVLPLWPGDPPGSAGVTAVETLIDRTVAGGLPDRATTHTRKPTLTVFRPAKANGAAVVLMPGGGYERVVSDKEGFETARWLADRGYTCFVLLYRLPGDHWGAGPDAPLQDAQRAVRLVRSKAATMRFDPARVAIMGFSAGGHLAASLTTRFDAKVYDRVDAADDLSARPDLSGLIYPVVSMVEGPAHPGSRKQLLGPSPTPEQVALYSPDQNITDRVPPVFLLHAADDKTVPVVNSLMMFTALKAKAVPAELHVFEEGGHGFGLRSIDGKPVAAWPTLFETFAKRHGV; from the coding sequence ATGTTCAATCGCCGGGGAACCCTGGCCAGCCTGACGGGCGGCCTGCTGACATCGCTGGTGGCGGGCGCCGCCCTGGCCGATCTGAAACCGACCCAGCCTCCGAAGGCCCCGATGGATCCGACCGAAGTCCTTCCCCTGTGGCCCGGCGACCCGCCGGGCTCGGCCGGCGTCACGGCCGTCGAGACCTTGATCGACCGCACGGTCGCCGGCGGTCTTCCTGACCGGGCCACCACCCACACCCGCAAGCCGACCCTGACGGTGTTCCGCCCGGCCAAGGCCAATGGCGCGGCGGTGGTGCTGATGCCCGGCGGCGGCTACGAGCGCGTGGTCAGCGACAAGGAGGGCTTCGAGACCGCCCGCTGGCTGGCCGATCGCGGCTACACCTGCTTCGTCCTGCTCTACCGTCTGCCCGGCGACCATTGGGGCGCGGGCCCCGACGCGCCGCTGCAGGACGCCCAGCGCGCGGTGCGCCTGGTCCGCTCGAAGGCGGCGACGATGAGGTTCGACCCGGCCCGGGTGGCGATCATGGGCTTTTCGGCGGGGGGGCACCTGGCCGCCAGCCTGACCACCCGCTTCGACGCCAAGGTCTATGACCGCGTCGACGCCGCCGACGACCTGTCGGCCCGGCCCGACCTGTCGGGCCTGATCTATCCGGTGGTGTCGATGGTGGAGGGGCCGGCCCACCCCGGCTCGCGCAAGCAACTGCTGGGCCCGTCGCCGACGCCCGAGCAGGTGGCGCTCTATTCGCCCGACCAGAACATCACTGACCGGGTCCCGCCCGTGTTCCTGCTGCACGCCGCCGACGACAAGACCGTGCCGGTGGTCAACAGCCTGATGATGTTCACCGCCCTGAAGGCCAAGGCGGTTCCGGCCGAACTGCATGTCTTCGAGGAGGGCGGCCACGGCTTTGGCCTGCGCTCGATCGACGGCAAGCCGGTCGCGGCGTGGCCCACCTTGTTCGAGACCTTCGCCAAGCGCCACGGGGTTTGA
- a CDS encoding TrmH family RNA methyltransferase: MPDLIPIDDPNDPRVAAYRDIKERDLVGRQGLFIAEGETVLAAFVRDAPQRVQSLLIDGKRIDKLGEVLAGLPPGVPVHVAGQAVLDAIAGFHLHRGVLAVGAKPKPLSAEALLADVGPRAVVLVLMGIANHDNLGGIFRNAAAFGVDGVILDGDCCDPFYRKAIRVSIGATLSVPTAGLAPGEDLVALLARHGFQALALSPGAGETLAELDPPARAAVLLGAEGPGLSKTVMDRARTIGIPMANGFDSLNVATTSGIVLHHLRFAKR; the protein is encoded by the coding sequence GTGCCCGACCTGATCCCCATCGACGATCCGAACGATCCGCGTGTCGCCGCCTATCGCGACATCAAGGAGCGCGACCTGGTCGGGCGCCAGGGGCTGTTCATCGCCGAGGGCGAGACCGTGCTGGCGGCCTTCGTGCGCGACGCCCCGCAGCGCGTCCAGTCGCTGCTGATCGACGGCAAACGGATCGACAAGCTGGGCGAGGTGCTGGCGGGCCTGCCGCCGGGCGTTCCGGTGCACGTGGCCGGCCAGGCCGTGCTGGACGCCATCGCCGGCTTTCACCTGCATCGCGGCGTCCTGGCGGTCGGGGCCAAGCCGAAGCCGCTGTCCGCGGAGGCGTTGCTGGCCGACGTGGGTCCGCGCGCGGTCGTGCTGGTGCTGATGGGCATCGCCAACCACGACAATCTGGGCGGCATCTTCCGCAACGCCGCCGCGTTCGGCGTCGACGGCGTGATCCTGGACGGCGACTGCTGCGATCCGTTCTATCGCAAGGCCATCCGGGTTTCGATCGGCGCCACGCTCAGCGTGCCGACCGCCGGGCTGGCGCCGGGCGAGGACCTGGTCGCTCTGTTGGCGCGCCACGGTTTCCAGGCGCTGGCCTTGAGTCCGGGCGCGGGGGAGACCCTGGCGGAGCTCGATCCGCCGGCCCGGGCGGCGGTGCTGCTGGGGGCCGAGGGGCCAGGATTGTCGAAGACGGTCATGGATCGGGCGCGCACCATCGGCATTCCCATGGCGAACGGCTTTGACTCGCTGAACGTGGCCACCACCAGCGGGATCGTGCTGCACCATCTGCGGTTCGCGAAGCGGTGA
- a CDS encoding MFS transporter, which yields MTAAEAVGSDRARPTIPVKPSFIAAFTLAQIGAYVSFMPLFQVLLPLKAQTIDSAGKAILLSQVAILGSISASLANLLAGAISDRTTSRFGRRRPWMVAGALGTVASYFLIMIAHSAIQLMAGIVCFQVAFNLLFAALLAVLPDRVPDAQKGRVAAFLSLGHPIGAMAGAILVGGLLVGEASRYLAIAVVLLLAIAPFALGLNDPPLPPGERPPFDWRVFVAGFWIDPRAHPDFALAWASRFMVLVAITLTQSYMLFYLQDALHYSDLFPGRRAEQGMALLTTVATCANVACGMLGGMLSDRLKRRKLFAAGAAMGLAAAMLVFSLVPGWPVVVAGFVIFGCAVGCYYAVDIALVSQVLPSQKDAGKDLGVINLANTLPQAMAPILAMWVLGPAHVNYHALYLVAAGLAAAGGLAILPIRGVR from the coding sequence ATGACGGCGGCGGAGGCGGTGGGAAGCGACAGGGCAAGGCCGACAATACCCGTGAAGCCCAGCTTCATCGCTGCGTTCACCCTGGCCCAGATCGGGGCCTATGTCAGTTTCATGCCCCTGTTCCAGGTGCTGCTGCCGCTCAAGGCCCAGACCATCGATTCGGCCGGCAAGGCCATCCTGCTGAGCCAGGTCGCCATTCTGGGCTCGATCAGCGCCAGCCTCGCCAACCTGCTGGCCGGGGCGATCAGCGACCGGACCACCTCGCGCTTCGGCCGACGGCGTCCCTGGATGGTGGCCGGCGCCCTGGGCACGGTGGCTTCGTATTTCCTGATCATGATCGCCCACAGCGCGATCCAGCTGATGGCCGGGATCGTCTGCTTCCAGGTGGCCTTCAACCTGCTGTTCGCGGCGCTGCTGGCGGTGCTGCCCGACCGGGTGCCCGACGCCCAGAAGGGCAGGGTGGCGGCCTTCCTCAGCCTGGGCCATCCGATCGGCGCCATGGCCGGGGCGATTCTCGTCGGCGGACTGCTGGTCGGCGAGGCCTCGCGCTATCTGGCCATCGCCGTGGTGCTTCTGCTGGCGATCGCCCCGTTCGCCCTGGGTCTGAACGACCCGCCGCTGCCGCCGGGCGAGCGGCCGCCGTTCGACTGGCGCGTTTTCGTGGCCGGGTTCTGGATCGATCCGCGCGCCCACCCCGACTTCGCCCTGGCCTGGGCCAGCCGGTTCATGGTGCTGGTCGCGATCACCCTGACCCAGAGCTACATGCTGTTCTACCTGCAGGACGCACTGCATTATTCCGACCTGTTCCCGGGCCGTCGCGCTGAGCAGGGCATGGCCCTGCTGACCACTGTGGCCACCTGCGCCAACGTGGCCTGCGGCATGCTGGGCGGCATGCTGTCGGACCGCCTGAAGCGTCGCAAGCTGTTCGCGGCCGGCGCGGCCATGGGGCTGGCCGCGGCGATGCTGGTGTTCTCGCTGGTCCCGGGCTGGCCGGTGGTGGTGGCGGGCTTCGTGATCTTCGGCTGCGCGGTGGGCTGCTACTACGCGGTCGACATCGCCCTGGTCAGCCAGGTGCTGCCCTCGCAGAAGGACGCGGGCAAGGACCTGGGGGTGATCAACCTGGCCAACACCTTGCCCCAGGCCATGGCGCCGATCCTGGCGATGTGGGTGCTGGGTCCGGCCCACGTCAACTATCACGCGCTCTATCTGGTGGCGGCCGGGCTGGCGGCGGCTGGCGGTCTAGCCATCCTTCCGATACGGGGCGTGCGTTAG